A genomic region of Notamacropus eugenii isolate mMacEug1 chromosome 3, mMacEug1.pri_v2, whole genome shotgun sequence contains the following coding sequences:
- the CDC42EP1 gene encoding cdc42 effector protein 1 has translation MDMRRIEQPKATGPALGWMSGSHRKRRPTKTELTTDMISPPLGDFRHTMHVGRGGDVFGDTSFLSNHGGVGRGGGRSPRSFLLRTLQQVRRGGPPRGFTSAASSPDPPAISPIIKNAVSLPQLHQAGYDSMVVGKLSFRDSPRGSPDGHHGYGPHSGFCTIPRLLPTERPLDKDSSYPSESELPGSDSEPELHRSDSEPKLHRSDSMLSFRLDLGPSLLSELLSAMSLSEEPGKEPGLAQTSEPQSPAPEPRPQGHCPNGVSVSKSPIREKPGNLQPEKLRAPANLNPVRGHWVGSWGPRPHYSEATARQELAEVLPQSRASWESQDEGQGGSPCWARSSSEKESTRVPVPSTVQATAFQFADEDDEVNM, from the exons ATGGACATGAGGAGGATTGAGCAGCCCAAGGCGACTGGGCCAGCATTGGGCTGGATGTCTGGCTCCCATAGGAAAAGGAGACCAACCAAGACAGAGCTGACAACAGACATGATCAGCCCACCCCTGGGGGACTTCCGCCACACCATGCATGTAGGCCGAGGTGGAGACGTCTTTGGGGACACCTCCTTCCTCAGCAACCACGGTGGGGTGGGCCGAGGCGGCGGGCGCTCTCCTAGAAGCTTCCTGCTCCGGACCCTGCAGCAGGTGCGGCGGGGAGGGCCTCCTCGGGGCTTCACCTCAGCCGCCTCCTCTCCTGATCCACCTGCCATCTCGCCCATCATCAAAAATGCCGTGTCCTTGCCCCAGCTCCACCAGGCAGGCTATGACAGCATGGTGGTGGGCAAGCTCAGCTTCCGAGACAGCCCCCGGGGATCCCCTGATGGCCACCATGGCTATG GTCCACATTCTGGATTCTGCACCATCCCCCGCCTTTTACCCACCGAGAGACCCCTGGACAAGGACAGCTCCTATCCTTCGGAGTCTGAACTGCCTGGCTCTGACTCGGAACCCGAGCTGCACCGTTCTGATTCGGAGCCCAAGCTCCATCGCTCCGATTCCATGCTCTCCTTCCGCTTAGACTTGGGTCCCTCCCTCCTCAGCGAGCTCCTCAGTGCCATGAGTCTGTCAGAGGAGCCTGGGAAAGAGCCAGGCCTAGCCCAGACCTCAGAGCCCCAGTCCCCAGCCCCAGAGCCCCGACCTCAGGGACACTGCCCCAACGGGGTCTCAGTGTCAAAAAGCCCCATTAGGGAGAAGCCAGGGAACCTCCAGCCTGAGAAGCTGAGAGCACCTGCCAATTTGAACCCGGTCAGGGGACACTGGGTGGGCAGCTGGGGCCCTAGGCCCCACTACAGTGAGGCAACCGCCCGGCAAGAGCTAGCAGAAGTGCTGCCCCAAAGCCGGGCCTCATGGGAGAGCCAGGATGAGGGACAGGGGGGCTCCCCTTGCTGGGCAAGGAGCAGCTCAGAGAAGGAGTCAACGAGGGTCCCAGTCCCCAGCACAGTTCAGGCAACAGCATTCCAATTTgctgatgaggatgatgaggtgAATATGTGA